AAAAATAAACAGATGAAGACAATAATACTTATTTTAATTGGATTGGTGTTGTTTATGACGTCACTTGCTTTATTGATGTACTCAAAACAAAGTATGCTTGAAGAACAAGTGAAACAAGTAAAGCTTGTTGAAGTTTTTGTAACTGCAAGAGATATTCGTAAAGGGGAACTTTTAAATGCTGATACGATTAAGAAAGCTGCTTTGCCAAAGGAGTATATTGTAGGGACACCACTTACGGCAAGTGAGATAATTGGAAGATATGCAGTAGTTGACATTTATCAGAATGAGCCTATTAGAGAGCAAAAGATAGCACTTGCAAAGCCCGAGGAAAAAAAGAGTATAACGCTAAAAGCAGATACTAAACAAGAAGCATTGGAATTAGAAGAAACTAAAGGTGATACGATCTCACTTCCGTTATCTGTCTTTAAAAATATTGATTCATCCTTGCATAAAGGAGACAAGATAGATATTGTTTCAGTTGAGAATAAAAAAGATGGTCGTCAAAGTGAATTTAAAACGAAATATATTGCTTTAAATGTAACTATTGAGAGTTTTGTCGTAAACGGAAGAACAATCAAGAGTTATATTTCATCAGATGCGAAAGGTAATTCTGTATTTGCTCAAAATATAGTATTGTCGTTCTCCCCTAAAGAGATTAAAAACTTTTTGATGCTTTATTATAAAACCCTTGAACTCAATGGAAATAGAGTTTATAACACAAACAATACTGGACATCTGTGGATAGTTAAATGCTCAAAAATACAGGATGAAGACGTTCAAAAGAAAAAAGAGAAGATGTTAGCTGATTACGTTTCACAGGTAAAACGCACAACAAAAAGAATACTTCAAGCAGATGAGGCACGTATCTCATATGAACAATAATAGTAGAACGTTTAGAAAAGGTAGTCTTGGATTACCTCAGATTATGGCTACACTTTTGGTTGTATTACCAACACTTGTATTCTCCATTGTTATTTTATTGGATTATTGGAATGTTATGCAAGCAGACTATAAACTTAAGCTTGTTGCGAATATGACGTCAGACTTTATGGTTGCTAGGGCAGATTTACGTGATTTTACAGATGGTTCAGATGGTAATGCAACTGACTTTCAAAGGTATTTGGAACGTGTAAATACATTGTGTCCAAATCAAACAAGTGCAACTTTTTCAAGTATAAGCGATGCTCAAAAACTTGGGGAAATTGCAATTACGACAACCTATGATTACAATGGAACATATATAAAAAACAAAACATTAACAACACAGATGAATACTTATTCTTATGCAGATCAAAATATCTCTGTCGTAGTTAAATGTCAATAAGGGAATAAAATGAAAAAGATTATAACACTGATATTTTTATTTATAAGTGTATATTTAAATGGGAATGATTTAGTTGTATTTGATAATGAGTATAACATCGTTCCTCTTCATAAAAGTATAAAAAAAGTGGTTGTCGGAAATAGGGAGATGATCAATGTTTCTTTATTAAGAGGTGAAGGTGCAAGCAGGTTTTTAAAAATATTTGGAAAACGAACGGGAACTACATCTATCTTGTTGGTTTATAGAGATGGCTCTATGCAAAATTATCATGTTTACGTGAATAAAAACCTAGGTTATATTCAAAAGATGCTCAATTTTGTAGAACCTAGTTTGAAAATCAATAAAATTGGTGACGGTTCTACAGTTATGACAGGAACTTTCAGAGACCCACATAATAAAAAGAGAGTTTATAAATTACTAAAAAATGCAGGAGTTGATCTTAATACTACAATGGATCTGACTGAAACAAATAGAGTAAATAAAATGATTAGAACTAAATTGTATTTAGTTGAAATCAATAATCAAAAAGCGAAAGATCTTGGCGGTGTGACAGGACTAGGATTTTTAGATCGTCATACTAATGTTGCATTAAACCCTTTGGCTGGAAACGGTGCAACCTTTAGTGGCTGGCTTTTAGATAACTTTGGACAATTTAGTTCATCAACAGGTAGGTCTGTAACAGCTACACTGAATTTTTTAGAGCAAAAAGGTATAGGGAAAATTTTAGATGATACGGTACTGATTACAACAGAGGAGCAAAATGCATCATTTCGCGTTGGTGGAGAAGTATATATTCCTACAGGAATGACACAAAACACAGGTACTGCTCCAACTATTCGAGTCTCAGAAAAAGAGTATGGTTTAACATTGACACTTAAGACAAAGTTTATGGAAAAAGAAAACTTTATGTATATCGATGTGGATATTCAAGATAGTTCTTTTGATACAAATATGGATCATAACGTTCAACTAGGGGCAGGCATTTCCGTTCCCTCTTTTGTAAGTAAAACAATTAAAACAAACGTAGTTGTTAAATCTGGGCAAATTATAGCCCTTGGAGGACGCCTCCATTCCGAAGAGATAGATCAGAAAGAAAAGGTACCGGTACTTGGAGATATTCCCCTTTTGGGAAGACTGTTTACACATACTGTAACTAGTACCAAAGGGAATGACCTCTTATTCTTCTTAGTACCAGAGATAGTTGATACAAACAATGAACGTGATGACAGTAGAATTTACAGGGACTTTACAAAAGAGAGTATAAAACTGCATGATACATTCTTAGATATGAATAATGACAAAGAAGTTGTAAAAGAGCCTTTAGCGGTAAGAAATGATATTGTAGTACAAAAAACTGTAGTTGAAGATCTAAACCGTTCTACGGAGGATGAGATTGGTGTAGATGTAATTGAAGAGGAAAAGCAAGAAGTTGTTGCAGATGATATTATAGAAGTCTCTCAAGAAACAGAAGAAAAAGCACAGCAGCCTATGTATGCGGTGAGCATTGAAAATATTTATATACGAGATAAGCCTTCAACTATTGACTCGGCTAGGGTTACTGTTTGGAAATATGGACATAAATTTAAATCAAACAATACTCAGTTTATTGATGGAATAGAGTGGCTTGAGATTACGGAGGATTGTTTAGAAGAATGTGAAAAATTAGAACCTTCATTATGGATTTCAAGGAAGTATACAAATAAAATATAACAATTTATGATAATTATTGTAACTAAATTCTATTTGCGTATTATAATTTTTTGTGATAAAATAATCACATGTATATCACAAAAAAAGGAAAGAACTTGAAAAAAATATTCAAGCGTTTAAAGTCTCAAAAAGGTATGAGTGGAGTGTTAGTTGCATTAATGTTAGTAATTGTAGGTGTTGGTTTAGTAGCAGGTGTACAGACATTTATGACTAGTTCTCAACAGACGTTAATTCAGGATGCTAATACTACAATCCAAAATGCGTTAACTAACTAAGGGGGATAAAGAAAGTAAAAACTTTCTTCCCTTTAAAGAGAGCCTAAAAAGCTCTCGATTCTTTTTAAAGTTTCCTCTTTTCCGATTACAGACATAATTACATCCAGACCTGGTCCACCCATTTTTCCAAGAAGTGCTATACGTAGAGGTTGTCCTATTTTTCCAAATCCAATTTCCATTTCGTTTACAACAGCTTCAACTAGATGATGATACTCTGTAGGCATATGAATTCCTTCAGCGGCAATAAGTTTTGCTTTAAAGTTATCGATAATTGCAGATGTATCTTCTTTGACTGCTTTTTTTACAGCTTTTTCATCATAGCTAGCAGGTGTAGCAATAATCTCTTTAGATAAGTTACTTAATTCCTCAACAGTTTTTGCTCTCTCTTTTAGTGCATCTAGGAGGATCTCTTTTTTATCGTGAGAAGTAAGAACTAGGTCATAATCACTTAATAGTTCAACAAGTCTTTCGTTGGACGTATTTTTAATATAGTGAGAGTTCAACCAGTCTAATTTTTCAGTGTTATATATTGAAGCAGATCTGTTGATATCTTTTGGATTAAACAGTTCAATCATCTCCTCCATTGAGAAGATCTCTTGATCACCGTGACTCCATCCAAGGCGTACTAAAAAGTTTAGCAGTGATTCCGGAAGATAACCCATATCTTTGTATGCCATTACATCTGTCGCACCGTCACGTTTAGAGAGTTTTTTCCCTTGTGAGTTGTGGATCATCGGTACATGGTAAAACTTAGGAATGTCAAATCCGAGTGCTTCGTAAACTACGATCTGTTTTGGAGTGTTTGAAAGATGATCATCCCCACGGATAACTTCATTGATCCCCATTAATGCATCATCAATAGCAACAACAAAATTATAAGTCGGACTTCCATCAGCTCTTGCAATAATAAAATCATCTAAGATGTCTTCCGCTTTAAAAACAACATCTCCTTTTACGCCGTCTCTTACTACAATCTCACCACTTTCAGGAGCTTTGATACGAATAACAGGATCAATTCCTTCAGGTGGAGTACCTTCAAAATCACGGTATCTTCCGTCGTATTTTGCTCTTTGTTTATTTGCCATTTGTGTTTCACGAAGAGTTTCAAGTTCCTCTTTTGTCATGTAACATTTGTAGGCTTTACCTTCATTTAGAAGTTGCTCAATATATTTTGCATAAATATCATCACGCTGGCTTTGGTATGTTACTTCACCGTCAGCTTCTAATCCTAGCCACTCAAATGCTTTTAAGATAGCCTCTGTAGCTTCTTCAGAGTTTCTAGCTTTATCAGTATCTTCGATACGAAGAACAAATTTTCCACCATTTTTCTTAGCCCAAAGATAAGAAAATAGAGCAGTTCTTAAACCACCGATGTGTAAGTATCCAGTAGGACTTGGAGCAAAACGAGTAACAACCATTTATAAACCCTTTTCATTTTAGTGGTGCAATTTTAGGGTATTGTTGGTTAAAAATGGGTAAAATAACTTTCAATTTAAAATATATGGAAAAGTATGAGAAAAGTTTTATTTGTTTTATTATTTATTACGGGATTATTAGAAGCAAAAGTATATGATGGTGTGGCAGTTGTTGTAAAAAATGAAGCGATTACCTTGGAAGATATTAAAAAAGAGATGAGTGTCTCCAAAGTGGATGCAAAAAAAGCAACGGATGCTCTGATCCGTCAAAAACTTGAAGCGGCTGAAATTAAAGATCGTAAGATTACAGTTTCATCTTCTGAAGTGTATGACGATATTAAAAATCTCGCTTCTCGTAATAATATGAGCATCAGTGATTTTTACGATGCGGTTAGAGAATCAAGTGGAATGAGTTCAACTCAGTTCAAAGAGAAAATAAAACAAAAACTTTTATCTCAAAAACTTTACTCTGCGATAGCGTATTCTTCTATTGAGGAACCGAGTCAAGAGGAGATTGAAGAGTATTATAAACTGCATCAAAAGGAGTATATGCACCCTTCGTCATTTACTGTAGTAATTTATGATGCAAAATCAAAAGCTCTTTTACAGGAAAAAGTTGACAATCCGATGTTTTACTCTCCAGAGATTGCTACAAATGAACAAGTACTTCCATATGACAAAATCTCTCCAGAACTTGCTTCTCTTTTAGCACAAACACCTAAACACGGTTTTACTCCTATTGTTCCAAACGGTAAAGGGGGTTTTATGAGTTTTTATATCAAGTCTATTACATCTGCAGAAGAGGGTGGCATTGAAAGTGTTAAAAATCAGATCATTAATGAGATTATGGCAGAGAAAAGAGAAGTAGTTTTGAGTGATTACTTTGCTCGTTTACGTGACAATGCAGATATAAATGTAATCAGGATGCCTGAGTAATGCTTAGCGACCAAAATTTTATAAATATTGCCTGTGAAATAGCAACTGCATCTAAGTGTGTTTCAAAACAAGTTGGTGCTGTGATTGTAAAAGATGGCAGAATTTTAAGCACGGGCTATAACGGTACACCAGCAGGATATGTAAACTGTTGTGAACACTGGGATAATGAATATACTCAAGAGCATCATGACTGGAGTAAAACATACGAAATTCACGCTGAAATGAATGCCCTTATCTGGGCTGCAAGAAAGGGAATTTCTATTGAGAATGCTACTATATACGTAACGTTAGAGCCTTGCAGCGAATGTAGTAAAAACCTTATTGCCGCGGGGATAAAACGTATAGTTTTTTTACGCGAGTATGAACATACTCATTCCGAGGTTGTTTCAAAGTTTTTACGCGATAATGGTGTGAGTATTGAAAAACTAGCAGAGTAGCTAAAAGTTCTTAGCATTCTCTATTTTGTATATGGCAGGCGATTGCATAACCGTGATTAAGCCCTAGTGCAATACTTCCACCGCTTTCTTGTGTAATGTCACCTGCTACGAAAAGCCCTTCTATATTTGTTTCGTAATATCCATTATGTACGGGTTTTCCATCTTTCTCTTTAATACCCGAGCTAGAAAGAAATGCACTCGGTGTTGTGCCCCCGATAGCATAGATCACGCGATCATAAGTATCGATAGTATCATCATTAAACAATACTTTTACTTTACCTTCTTCATCTTCTAAACCTTCTATATCAACACCTAGAAGAGGATTTACCTCTTTATGCATGATGGCGTTTGCTATATCCCTTTGATTTGTCGGATTTGCACGTCTGAAAGTTTCACGTCTATAACAGATGGAAACATCATTTTTGGAGCAAAGATCAACGGCGTATTCAACAGCACTGTCTCCACCGCCTACGACTAAGATCTTTTCATCTGCACTACACTCATCAGTCGTATAATTCACTTTTTTTCTAATGCTTGGTGGAATTTTATAAGAGGGTTTGTTTGGTTTTCCCATACGTCCGATCGTTACAACTACATATTTCGCTTTAATACTTTGACCAGCCATGAACACTTCAAAATAGTCTTCTTCTTTCTGAATAGACTGTACTTCAACTTGTGTTTGGAGCTCAACTGAATGGTTATCGAGGATTTCGTCAAAAAAGTCTAAAGTTGATTCTTTTGTGCCGTCTATAAAGTAGATGTTGCCGTCAAGTTCAACTTTTTGCCCTTTCCATTCAACATCGACACGTTTGTTGTCTTTATAGTATTTTCTAATAGTGGAGTTGTGGTTTACGTCTTTTTCTAAAAGGACAATGTCCCGAATACCCAGAAGATAACTCTCAACTGCAGTTGCAATTCCTGCCGGCCCTGCACCTACAATTGCTAAATTATATATTTTTTCCATTTGTAAAACTCCCCTAGAAATTTTGATTCTGGAAAAGTTTAACATAATTATCGGTAAATGAGTGTTTGCCTATGAAAGTAGCTCTAATGCTTTTTCCGGTGGTCTTGCAATGATTGCTTTACCGTTTTTTATAAGTACTGGACGCTCTATAAGTTTAGGATTGGCTACCATTGCATCGATAAGCTTCTCTTCATCTGTTTCATTTTGAAGATCTAATTCTTTGTAAAGGTCTTCTTTTGTTCTCATAAGTTCTCTAGCCGATATTCCAAGCATTGATAAAACATTTTTTAACTCTTCTTTGCTTGGAGTGCTTTCAAGGTATTTTATAACCTCTTTTTCACAACCGTTGTCTTCTAAAAGTGAGAGTGCTTGACGAGACTTTGAACATCTCGGATTATGCCAGATTGTTATTTTTTCCATAACAACTCCTTTTTTTTCTTGCAATTTTACACTATAATATTTCCAATACAAATTAAGAGGGCTGTTGCGATGAAGTATGAAAACAAATCACAAAAATTAGCCGAGTTTGCAAAAGAGCTACTGAATAAAAAATCTTTAGAAAGTGGGATCCCCCATATTGCAAAGTATGTTAAAGAGATAGTAGGAGCAGATAGATGCTCTATTTTTATCTATAACAGCATAAAAAATGAATTATGGACTACATTGGCCGATGAGGTAGAAAGAATCACTATCCCAGCCAATAAAGGGATTGTTGGGTATACAATTAAAGTCAAAAAACCGGTAGTAACAAATGATGCATATTCACATCCAGAATTTTTAACAGAGATTGATGAAAAGACAGGATATCGAACACATAATATCGTTACAGCTCCAATTTTTAATTCACAGAGAAATATTATCGGTGTTTTAGAATTGCTGAATAAACCTGAAAATTTTGATGACGAAGATGTGAGATTTATGATCTTTTTTGCTCATTACGTGAGCGGTTTTATTGAGTTATTAAACAGTTATGCTAAAGGTGAGGAAGGTAATGAATAAGTTTAATCAAATAGCGGCATTTGGAAAAGAGTTAGTTAAAGTAGAAAACATTGAAGATAGTTTAGAGCTTATTTCAAAAGAAGCAAAAACGATAGTACATGCAGATCGCTGTTCAATTTTTATAGTAGATGTAGCTGAAAATATTTTATGGACAAAATTAAGTGACGGTATAGGTGGGCGTATTGTTATCTCTTTAGATTCAGGAATTGTCGGCGATACATATACGAAAAAAGAAGCACAGGTAGTTAATAATCCATATGAAGATCCAAGATTTTTACCTAGTATCGATAAAAAAAGCGGTTATAAAACAAAAAATATAATCACAATTCCTATTTTTAACTCAAAAAGAGAGATAATGGGAATCATGCAACTTCTCAACAAAAGCCGTTTTGATTTTGACGAAAATGATCTTGAAGTACTGACTTTCTTTGCAAACTATATCAGCGGTACTTTAGAGCTAGTTTTACTTAGCGAGAAGTAAAGAGGCATCATGTGCCAATCGGAGTACGCCGATTGCATAGTTCGATGAATTGTTATAGCGTAGAATCTTTTTCATGTATTCTTTAAGATAATCAAGTTCGGGTTTGTCACTACAAAAATAATTGTACGGTTTACCCGTTTTAGAATTTTTTTCATACGCAAAAGAAGTATTTTCATTGTCAAATTCATACTGATACCACTCTTGTTCTATTTGTGGGACATTATCCATTTTTTTCCAGTCTATTAAAGTATCAAAACCGGCTTTTTTATGTAAAAATTTTGCTACAGAGACAATAGCATCATCCATATCCGTTAGATCGGGAACTTTGTTTTTATACGATTCGGCATAAATGAAACTGTTTGGCATAAACTGCGGAATACCGATAGCCCCTGCATAAGAGCTTGGAAGATTACATTTTTCAGGTGCTAACTTGTTTTTATAACAATACTCTATGATTGTAGCCATATTCGTTTTTCCCATCTTGAGCAGCCATTTTTCTCTTGATGTTTCTGGCTTTGGCAGTCTTGTTACGATTGTATTAAAAACTATAAAGGCATCATGTGTCGGCTTGATTTTTCCCAGATTTGTCTCTTTTAATAAAATTGCCGCGATGATCTCTTTGTTTACAGCGTATTTTTTTTCTGCATAATCATACGCTTTTTGATGCTTGTTTATATTTTTTACAATATTGGGAACACGTGATACCAGTACATTATTTGCTTTTCTCTCTTTATGTTTATGGTACTGAACATATTTCGGTTTGAGATACTTCCAACTAACTTCGTCAAACTTTTGTGTTTTAAAATAAGAGAGTAAAAATTTATTGGCATAGTCATAGCTTACACCACGTTTAACCACTTTTTTACATATATCACTGTGGTGCAGATTTTGGAACGTACAGTTAGTGTAGTGTTTTGCAAAAAGGGAAGTGGAAAAAATGCTAAGAAGAAGTAGTAAGTATCTCATTTATCTCTTGTAACCTTTCTGGTGTCCCTATATCTCTCCATAAGCCCTTAAAAATCTCTCCGCTTACTTGTTGTTGTTCTATCAGGTTTCTAAGCAGAGGTGCAAGGGCTGATTTTTCGAGTTTTAGATCATTAAATATTTCTGGATTATAGTAAGCTATACCTGAAAATGTCCACATTTCATTATCTTGGTTTAATACTAAAGAGTTCTCTAAGCCAAAATCCCCTTTTTCATTATGTGAGGGGTTGGGGACTAAAATAAGGTGTGCAAGCTTGTTTTGGAGGTCAAAATCAGGATCAAAATCGTACTCGCAAAAAACGTCTCCATTGACAACCAAAAAAGGTTCTTTATCTAAAAGTGTCAGAGCTTTTTTAATCCCCCCAGCACTCTCTAAGGCTCCCGTATCTTGCTCATCTGAGTAAGAGATGTTTACTCCCCAGCGACTGCCGTCTCCCAAGACTTGCGGGATTTGATCTCCTAAATGAGCAATATTGATCACAATCTCCTTAAAACCATTTTTTGCAAGTTTTTCCAGATGCCAGACAATCAGTTCTTTACCGGCTGCTTTTAAAAGTGGTTTTGGAGTAGTGTCTGTAAGTGGGCGCATACGTTCACCACGTCCAGCTGCGAGTATCATCGCTTTCATTGAAATTTTCCTAAAAATTCGGCTAACTCTTTTGTTTCATCATATCTCGAAGCTGTATCTAATACATATGAAAGAGTAAGTGGGATATCTTTTAAATACCCCTCTTTACCGTCACGAAGATGTAAACGTGAAAAGATACCAAGCACTTTAATATGGCGTTGCAGACCCATAAAATCAAACCATTTTAAAAAAAGCTCATTTGTAACTTCCGGTGTAAGCTGATCACGAAAATAAAGTACCAATTTCTCAATCGAACCACGATCAAAAGAGATGTAACAGTCTTTTAACAGTGAAACAAGATCGTAAGTGATTGCACCGTTCATGCCATCTTGATAGTCAATTACTCCAAGTTCATTGTTTTCATTAAGCATAATATTACGGGAGTGAAAATCTCGATGAACAAAAACACCTTGGGGTTGGGAAAGCACAACTTCTGAGATGCTGTCAAGTGTTTTCTTTAACATCTCCTCTTGGGCTTGAGTGAGTGAGTGAGAAAGTTTTTTTTCCAAATACCATTCCCGCATCAAGTCCATCTCAAAATGTAAAAACTCTTTATCGTACAGAGGCAGGGCAGTGGTATCTGCCTGCTGCATCTTTACAATCTCATCGATAGCCTGTTTATATAGAGTTTGAAAGTTCTCTTGATTTAAAACATCTAAAAGATTCGTATTACCGAAATCTTCAAGTACCAAATAACCGTTTTGCAAGTCTTCGTAAAAAATGTTTGGTGCTTTCACATTAACATTCAGCAGTTTTTTCGTGACATCTAAAAATGGTTTGAGAGATTCTTTTTCAAGTGAAGCATCCATTAAAATATAAGTTTGCTCTTTATTTTTTAAACGGTAGTAACTTCTAAAACTTGCATCTGCAGAGGCTACTTCAATTTTATAATCTTGATAGGGGGTGTTTTGTAAAACCTGTTCTAATTGCATGTAATTACACCTAGGATCGAATTTTTTTGTGCTCCGGTTACAGATTGAAGATCAACGTGTTCTTCATGGATCCTTTTGTGTGCAAGCCAGGCAAAGATCATTGCTTCTAAAAAGTCGCTGTCTACACCGTAGTCATTAGTGGTTTTGACACTCTTTTGACTTAAATCTGCAATTCGCTCTTGCAGATAGCTGTTTTTAGCTCCGCCTCCGCAAAGGATTATATCCTCTGCATCAGTACAATCTTTGGCAATTGTTTGAGCGGTAAGCTCGGTAAGCGTTGCTTGAATATCTGCATCACTTAGATCTGAAAATTTGATGAGATAATGCTCTAACCATGTAGGATTGAAATACTCACGTCCCGTACTTTTTGGCGGCTTTTTCGAAAAATAGGGGTCATCCAACATCTTATTTAAAAGTGCTTCATTGAGTTTGCCGCTCTTTGCGAATTCACCCTCTTTGTCGTAAGGTTTGTTTTGTGTTTTTTCGATCCAGTAATCGAGTAAGACATTCCCGCAGCCACTATCCCATCCGAGATACTTATCGCCAAGAAGCGTGATATTTGCCATCCCTCCAATGTTTACAACTGCGATGTTTTTATAGAGTCTGTCAAAAACAAAATGATGAAATGCGGGAGCAAAAGGCGCTCCTTGTCCGCCATTTGCTATGTCGTTTGAGCGAAAATCACTGACTACTTGCAGACCTGTTTGTGCCGCTACAACACTTGATTTTCCCAGTTGCATAGAAAATGGATGTTCAGAATTCGGTTCATGCCAAAGTGTTTGCCCGTGCAGACCGATAGCAGTTATTTCCTCTTTGTAAATTTTGTTTTGTTCTATAAACGTATTGATGGCAGAGGCAAACATTTTTCCCAGTTTTACATCTAGTTCACCTATGGCTTTTAGAGTTGTTGTAGAGTGAATCATATCAAGGATTTCTGTTTTTAAACTCTGATCGTAGGAAAATTCGCCTGCTTTTAGGAGTGTACACGTTGATTGGTCTATTTCGCATAATACTAAATCAATACCGTCAAGACTAGTCCCACTCATTACGCCGATATATTTAGCCATTGTTTTTCCCTATCATCATAATACAAAATGCTACCACAGAACCTGCTACAATCTGCCAATCATATCCGAGCGAAAAGCCAAAAGCAGAAGTTTGTAAAAGCAGTACAGTGATAAATCCGCCAAAAAGAGCTACCGGTACAAGCTTGGCACTTCCTCGTTTTGTAAATATAGCTCCAAAGTATACACCTAAAAGTCCCGTGTAGGCAAACGCCATTACGCCAAGAGCAAAAGAGATCAAAGAAACTTCTAAATATCTTTGCCAAAAATAGCTCAGAGTTGCCATGGCAAAGAGTAAAAATGCAAAAAACAGTACGCTCAATCTGGAAGCTTTTAAAAAGTGTGTTTCATCGATATTTTTAGAGTGTTTTAGTTTGTAGGGTTTGTAAAGATCCTCTATAGCTACCGAACTCATAGCACCTAAAACGGAGTTAGTTGAAGAAAGAGCCGCGGCAATTGCCCCTACCGTTACAAAACCGCGTAAACCTTCAGGCATCTCATTGAGGATATAGTACATGAATATAGTGATTTTTTCAGAGCCGAAACTTTGAACCACGTCGTTGTTTTGATAATGTAAAAACAGTAGGGCTCCAAGTCCAAGAAATAAAAGAACGATAGGAATCGTAATAACTATAGAGAGTATGAGTGAGTATTGTGCTTGTTTAGTCCCTTTACAAGATAAAACTCTTTGTGTCATATCCTGATCAAGTCCGAAAGCGGCAATGTTTAAAAGCAGCCAGCCTCCAAGAAGACCAAAGATACTGAACTTTCCATCTAGTGATGTTTCAACAACTTGTAATTTTCCAAGAGAGTTTAGAGTTTCGTAGATATTTTCTATTCTCAATGAAGTATACAGATAATAAAACACGACAATACCGGCACTTACATAGACGATAGTTTGGATAATATCACTGTAAATGACTGAGCGGACACCGCCGAAATAGGTATAGATCAAAGCTCCTGCAAGTAAAAGTGAAATCGAGATAAGCATGTGAAATAAAGAGATATCTAAAAAGAGTATCATGCTAATCGCAAGTGCAGCGATGTAAAGGCGTGCACCGCTTGCTAATACACGTCCGACCAGAAACATTAAACCTGCTTGCTGTTTTGCTTTTGCTCCATAGCGTTTTTCTAAGAGTTCGTACACGGTGAGGGCTTTGATCTCATAAAATTTAGGGACAAAAACATAGGCTACAAATAACACTGCCAGTAAAGATGAAAAGTAAAATCCAAGGAGAGTAAAGTTGTTTTTGTAAGAAAATTCAGGAACACCTAAAAAAGTCGCGGCAGATTGTGTTGTTGCCACAATTGAAATTGCCGCAGCTAATGCCGAGATA
This is a stretch of genomic DNA from Sulfurimonas sp. C5. It encodes these proteins:
- a CDS encoding sodium:solute symporter, producing the protein MNSAFSPLDWAIFVFYLLVLAFSSYIFSRAKINSTKEYFTSSNSISALAAAISIVATTQSAATFLGVPEFSYKNNFTLLGFYFSSLLAVLFVAYVFVPKFYEIKALTVYELLEKRYGAKAKQQAGLMFLVGRVLASGARLYIAALAISMILFLDISLFHMLISISLLLAGALIYTYFGGVRSVIYSDIIQTIVYVSAGIVVFYYLYTSLRIENIYETLNSLGKLQVVETSLDGKFSIFGLLGGWLLLNIAAFGLDQDMTQRVLSCKGTKQAQYSLILSIVITIPIVLLFLGLGALLFLHYQNNDVVQSFGSEKITIFMYYILNEMPEGLRGFVTVGAIAAALSSTNSVLGAMSSVAIEDLYKPYKLKHSKNIDETHFLKASRLSVLFFAFLLFAMATLSYFWQRYLEVSLISFALGVMAFAYTGLLGVYFGAIFTKRGSAKLVPVALFGGFITVLLLQTSAFGFSLGYDWQIVAGSVVAFCIMMIGKNNG